The Acetivibrio cellulolyticus CD2 genome segment TTGCAGCTCCGCTATTTCTTTACCTTGGATGAAGCTAATGCTAATGACCTAGTAATGCTGCCTCATAACAGAACTGATAATGGAGAGATAACCGGAAGTGGTCCTGATGTTTGGGATAAGGAGAATAAAGTATATTATTATACTTTTGAGGTTACGTCTGCATGGAAGGATCCCGAACCTAAAGAAAATAAGTATTGTCATATCGATGCAATGTTTAATATTATGTGTGGAACCGCCACCTGGAATCCAATGAATGATTGGTCATTGCAGGATATTAGTGAAGACAATACTAAAGTAATAAATGTTAATCAACCTTTATTGGCATATTATGCACCAAACTTTGTATTGTACGATACAAGCGGTAATAAGTTATTTGGAAATGAACCTCCAAAGCCATCTGTTAAAGGGGAGTGGAGAGTATATACAGTGCCGCTTCATATGATACCTGAAGGATCTTCATTCATGACATACATAGAAAACACATCTAAATTGGCAGGAGGGGTTTATGAGCCCCAATCCTTGAAACTCCGCTACTTTTTTACTCTCGATGAAGAAAACGCAAATAACTTGATTATGCGTGCACACGAAAGACTGGATTGTGGAGAGATTGTCGGAAGTGGTCCTGATGTTTGGGATGAAGAAAATAAGGTTTATTATTATACATTCGATTTAACTTCCGATTGGAAACAGCCTTATTTACCTGAAAATAAATATTGCCATATTGATGCTTTATTTTCTATTATAGGTGGAACAGCGACTTGGAATCCAATGAATGACTGGTCATGCAAGAGTATTGATGAGAGCAACAAAATAAAAATGGATGAGTATGGCCCAGAGGCATACTACGCACCTGATTTTGTGCTTTACGATAGTAACGGTAAGAAGCTTTACGGAAATGAACCTCCCAAGGAAGAAGCGAGCAATGCTCTATGTGGTGATATTTCTGCAGATGGTAAAATAGATGTAATAGACTTGGCTCTAATTAAAAAGCATTTGCTTGGATTGATCATATTAAAACCTTCTGAATGCAATGCAGGGGACTTAAACGAAGATGGTAAGGTAGACTCAATAGACTTCGGTCTGATGAAAGAATATTTGCTGGGAAAGTTAAGTGCACTTCCAGTTGTAAATCAGATTTAAATAAATGATTTGAGAAGCAGAACAATTAAAGACTGTCTGATCAATTAAAATGGTCAGGCAGTTTTTAATTGTTTTCAGCATAAAAGTTTGCTAGAAAGACAAATTTTTTGACAAGTGCGCTAAGCATTGATAAAATTAGTATCAATAGGATACGCATGAGGGAGTATCAAGCGTATAACATAGCAAATCAACATACCGTCTTATGGTATGACTTGTTTTAAATTGCGAGACTGTCATTTTTAAATGCAGAGTAAAAAATGAAATTAGGAGGTAAAAGTATGATTTTGACTATTGCAAAAGCTCCATGCAAGGTTTGAGGACGATGCATGGGAAGTAGGGACTTAATCCCGAGTCCTCAGACTTTGCTTTTTTGATTGAATAATTACAAAAAGGAGCAAAGTCATTAATGAATAATTATATTAAAGGATTAAAAACATTTTTTATTTTATGGAGCACTCAGGCGCTGTCACATCTAGGAAGTGCTATGACAAATTTTGCGCTTGTAATCTGGCTGTATGAGAAGACCGGATCTGCGATTCAGACGGCACTTCTGTCAATATGTTCATATGCACCCTATGTTTTGATGAGTATTTTTGCCGGTGCGCTCACTGACAGGTGGGATAAGAAAAAGGTGATGCTGACCTGTGATACAATGGCAGCTGTTTGTACTGTTGTTGTGCTCATATTGCTGAAGGCTGATTTGCTTATGCCTTGGCATATGTATATGTTAAATGCCATAAACGGTTTAATGAATACCGTTCAGCAGCCTGCAAGCGATGTGGCAATGACGCTTGTTACACCGAAAGAGCATTATCAGAAAACAAGCGGAATGCGGTCGTTTTCTAATTCAGTAGTCACGATTTTGACACCTGTGTTTGCAACTATGATTCTTTCCTTTGCGGGAATTGATGCGGTGATATGTGTAGATTTTATAACGTTTTTAGTGGCGTTCTTAACGCTATTGCTATTTGTCCAAATTCCGGACATGAAAGAAGCTGATGAGGGTGCGGTAGATAATAAGGAGAGTCTTTTGAAATCAGTGGCAAGTGGGCTTCACTACCTGAATGAGAACAGGCTTATTCTATACCTCATCTTATTTTTAGCGGGTGTGAATCTGGTTGCATCTGCATTCGATGCTGTTTTACCGGCTATGATTCTTTCGAAGGAAAACGGCGGAAAGATGGTTTTAGGAGTGGTTAACGCCTTCGCAGGGATAGCGACTCTTATCGGGAGTATCATTGTTACATTTATACCTGCGCCGAAAAACAGGGTGCGCGTGATATACATTACAATGCTTATCTCCCTAAGTACAGAAAACTTTCTTTTGGCGTTTGGTCATTCGCCCTTAATTTGGTGCATTGGTCAGATTATCGGTTGGATTCTTGTGCCCTTGATGAGCGCGAATCTGGATGTGATTCTCCGAACTACTATCCCAACTAATTTGCAGGGGCGCGTGTTTTCCTGCAGGAATACGTTGCAGTTTTTCACTATACCCGTAGGTTTCCTTTTAGGAGGAATTTTGGTGGACAGTATTTTCGAGCCATTGATGGAAAGAGAAGCGGAGGGGAGTTTTCTCACAGCACTCTTCGGTAGCGGGAAAGGCTCTGGTGCTGCATTTGTTTTCTTTATTCTGGGTATCGCTGGAACGGCAATCTGTTTGTTTTTCTGGCAGATACTGAAAAACAGACAGAACGAAGCGCCAGAAGAATCATTGAGCGAATTGAAGTAAACCACTGATACTAAAGAAAGTTGTAGAGGATTAAAAACACTGAGACATTACATATTAATGAAATAATTTACATAAGGCAAACTGATCCTATTTCTTTGTCCCTAAGGGGACTATTTTTTTTACTAAAATGTGGTTTTTGATATATAATATAAACTAAGTTAAGTATAAGTTTTACATGAGAGCAAATTTGAATTTGTGTTAGAAAAGGAGAAAAATAATGCAAGAATTATTTGATGTTTTCCCAAATTTAAAAAATAATAAAATTATCATAAGAAAAATGGAAGACAACGATACATTAGCATTATCTGAAATCAGCAATAATGAAAATGTTTATAAATATATATCCCCTTTTTTGTATAAGAAAAATATGAAATTCTTGTCAACGGCAATAAAAAATCTTGGTGGTAGAGATTTTGAAAAAAAGAAATTGATTATAGCAGGAGTATATCTGCATGATAATCCCGATAAACTTGTTGGACTCGCAGAGATGTTTGACTATAACAAAAGGGAAAATAAGATTAAGATTGGTTATCGAATAAATGAGACATATTGGAATAAAGGTATTGCAACAAGTATCATTGAGTTATTACTTGAATATTTAACACAAGAAATTAAAATTGACTGCATTGAAGCGTTTGTAATGCCAGAAAATATATATTCTTCTAAGGCACTTTTGAAAAATGGATTTAGAAAGGAAGATTATCTTTTGCAAGAGAAAAACTGGGGTGGAAAAGAAGTTGCAGATGTAGAAGTATATACTTATATGAGAGAAAATAAGGTTGTATTTAATTCGATTGATGAATATATTATGCAATTTCCAGAGGCTGTTCAGAGAATCCTTCATGAGCTAAGGCAGGTAATAAAAGAGGCTGCACCTGAGGCAAGCGAAAAAATAAGTTATCAGATGCCGACATTCTATTTGCATGGTAATCTTGTGCATTTTGCCGCTTTCAAAAATCATATTGGTTTTTATCCAACGCCATCCGGAATTGAAGCGTTTAATGATGAGCTGGCCCAATATAAAGGAGCAAAAGGTTCGGTGCAGTTCCCTATCAATGCACCCATGCCGCTTGAATTAATAAAAAAGATAGTTGAGTTTAGGGTTGACGAAAATAAAAAGAAAGCTGATGAAAAATCAAAATTTTTTAGGGGACGAAAGCGACACAAATCATAATATAATCAGCAGTATGAGTATGCCAAAAGTACGAAAAATGCTAAGCGACTGGGAGGCACCGCATATTCAATCGCTTATGAAATTAATTGAAACCCAGAGTAAGCTAACGCTTGTGCATTGGGTGGTTGATTATTCCGAGCGGGTTATATTGCCCCTCTGGAGCAAGAATTACCCATGCGATCAACGTCCGAGAAATGCGCTGAATTCCGCTCGGGAGTGGATATCGGGAGCAATAAAATTGCCACAGGCGAAGATAGCAATCCTTGAGTGTCATGCTGCTGCAAGGGAGGCAGAAGGGAATCCAATTGCCCAAGCTGCCGCGAGGGCAATTGGTCAATGTGCATCGACAATCCATTCCGCACGGCACTGTATAGGGCTTGCCTTTTATGGTGCGATTGCGGTCGCCTATGACCAACTCGGAACGGATGTGTTGTGGAGTCAAATAGAGCAATGCGCTGCAGAGGAGTGCAAACGTATGGAAGCTGATCTACATGCTATTGCAGTGGAGAACGAGCCAAACCGGGCAAAAATTGATTGGAAATGCTGACCATGAACCACTTGGGATCAGGACATTTTGTGTGAAAAAACACAGCCTAAATTTGTGGAGGGTAGCTCTCAGCACACACTCCTTAAGAATAGGATAAAAACACTGCATATCTAAAAAAGTTTGATAGTAGATGAAATTATCTAAAGAGGTTAAATTTCAGGTTGCCGGTAATATTACGACATAACATCACCTGGAAAATTCTGGTTCAACATAATAAAGCATGGCATCTTACGTTATTATTTTATAGAGTGCTATGCATTATTTATATTATGGATTCACATCTATCGTTACGACCGATTTGGATCCCACGGTGAACGAGTCCTCGTCGACTGATACTATTCCTATGTAAAACACAGCATATACCGAGTATTGTCTCGTAATTAAAATAAAATGGTCGCATAAATAAATAGACAGTAAGAGAGATATATAGGTTCATAAATATATACCTATAGACAACCAGACTATTGCGTATTACTATATACTAGTAATAAGTAATACGTAGTAGTGAGGAGGGGTTACATTGGAAAACCTTACAGAAATGCTCAAAGGCGTGCTGGAGGGATGTATTCTTGAAATCATAAGCCACGAGGAAATCTACGGATACGAGATCACACGTAGGTTGAATGCCCTCGGTTTTTCGGACGTTGTGGATGGGACAGTATATACCATCTTGGTGCGGCTTGAGAAAAACAAGTTGGTGGAAATTACGAAAAAGCCGTCCGATATGGGGCCGCCGCGAAAGTTTTTCGCGCTCAACAATGCGGGGTGTGAGGAACTGCAGAAGTTCTGGGAAAAATGGGAGTTTATATCATCAAAAATTAGCGAGTTGAAGGAGAATAAACAATGAATTTATGGGAGAAAATCACAGGCGGTGACATGACTATAGAATTTAAAACTTTTGAATCGAGAGCTAAAAAGCTGCCGGCTGATTATCAACTGGCATGGGAAAAAATTAAAACCAATTTTTGGTCGCACTCAGATTTCACCGGTCGTAACCTCATGCCAATTCTTGACGGTGTGCTTGGTCTGCTTGAAGAAGCGGCGGCGGACGGTCAGAGTGTCCAAGAGGTTTTGGGTGACGATATCAAAGGTTTTTGTTCAGCGCTGGCCGGAGAAGAAGGGGCAAAGTCTTTTCGTGACAAGTGGCGCAAGCAACTTAACGATAATATCGCTAAAAAATTAGGTAAATAGGAGGATAGCATGAAAATGAGAATACAAGATATCATTGAAGGCAAAAAAGAGTGGCTAGCACACATGGCACGTGTCAAAGCGCTCCCGCAAGATTATCAGATTGTTTATAAAGAAATTCAAAAATATCTCTTTAAGGTCGGCCCTGTTGAGCTAACCGACGGGATAGGTTTGCTCTCGGGGATTGTCGATCTTTTTGAAGAGGGTGCGGCCTTGGGAAAAGGCGTGCTCGAAGTGACAAGCAGTAATGTAGCAGCTTTCTGTGACGATCTCATTAAAGATTCAAAAACTTATGCTGACATTTATCAAGATCAGTTGACCAAGAAGTTTACAAGTCCATAAAAAAGGTTAGGGATAAAACAAAGTAAAAATATGGGTAAAACAGTATATAAAAGTAATATGACATATTGTTGTCATATATTTGTGCTAAAATGATTATGGGTGATGAAGTATGCAGATTAATAGGCTGCTTGAAATTGTATATATTCTTTTTGAGAAAAAGATAGTAACAGCGAAGGAATTATCCGAGCATTTTGAAGTATCACAAAGGACAATTTATAGGGATGTAGATGCATTGAGTGCAGCGGGTATACCCATATATGCAAACAAAGGAAAAGGAGGAGGAATTAGTCTCCTTGATAATTATGTGATAAAAAAATCAATACTTTCTGAAAAAGAACAAATTGATATTCTAGCTTCTTTACATGGGATGAAAGCTTTAAATGTTCCTGATGTAGAGCCAGTACTTAAAAAATTAGCAACTCTGTTTGATAAAAACGATGCCAATTGGATAGATGTGGATTTTTCTAATTGGGGCAGTAATTCAGATGAAAAAGAAAAATTCAATTTGCTTAAAACAGCTATATTAAATAAAAATCGTATAGAATTTGACTACTATAGTTCTTATGGAGAAAAGACAGAAAGAAGCATTGAGCCTTTGAAACTATTGTTTAAAGGTCAGGCTTGGTATGTTTATGGCTTTTGTACTGTTAAGAGTGACTATAGAACGTTCAGGGTAACCCGGATAAAAAATCTTGCACTCTTAAATGAAAAATTTGCAAGAATTACACCTAAAGATATCTTGACGGAATCTCATGAAACAACTACTAAAATTATAAAGCTTGTAATGAAAATTTCATCAAGTATGGCTTATCGAGTGTATGATGAATTTGAACAGAATTCTATAACGAAAACTGCAGATGGAAGCTTTATAGCAACAGCAAATTTGCCTGAGAGCGAGTGGGTATATGGCTATGTTCTATCATTTGGTGATTATGGAGAGGTTATAGAGCCAGAGTATGTCAGGGAAATGATAAAAAGTAAACTTGAAAACAGTTTGAAAAAATATCTATAATATGACATGCTGTTGTCAAATTAAGAATAATATACTGATTTCATTACAATATGAAAAGAGGTATATGAAAATGAATTATGAATTAGTACAACTGGAAGAAAAAAAGGTGGCAGGAATTAGAGTAAGAACCAGCAACAGTGATCCAAACATGAGCAGCAGTATCGGTATGGCTTGGCAGAGGTTTTTCGAAGAGGGTATATATCAATCCATGCCTGATAAGAAAAATGATAAGAGCATAGGTCTTTATACGAATTATGAAAATGGTGTAAGCGGAGCATATGATGTAATGGTTTGCTGTGAAGTTGAAGATACGGTAATCCTGCCCGAGAATGTACAATCAGAAATTATTACCTCGGGGAAATACGCAAAATTTATTATTCATGGACATGTACAAAAAGCAGTAGCGGAGTTTTGGATGAAGCTTTGGTCTATGGACTTAGACAGAAAATACTGCTGTGATTTTGAAGAATATCAAGCTGGCGGCGATATAGAGAATGCCGAAATACACATATATATTTCATTAAAATAGATATGAAAGAAGCTCCCACAAACAGCGAGGAATATATCTATCAGCCCCTCGCAAGACCGAAGTTAACAATCTAAAAACGGTTTTGGGATTTAATGTTAGGCAAAAATATTAGAAATGCTTGTTGAAAACGTTTCAAAAAGTATTTGTAGAGGATGGTGAAAAAGGCATGAATATTATCAGTGTTGATAGCAGTAATATTGACAAAGAACATATATGCTGTGCTATTTCAGATAAAAAGGGTGAAACTTGTGTATCATCCAAGAAAACATGGATGAAAAGTCAATTTGAAAAGGGACTGGTTTTTAAAAGGCTCGATGCAAGGGGAAAGGTTTTTATTGAGTATATTCCCGCTGAAAAAGCATGGTGTCCTATTGAAGCTGAGGGCTACCTTTTCATAAACTGTTTTTGGGTTTCCGGGCAGTTTAAAGGTCAGGGGTACGCAAATAGGTTGCTGGAAGAATGCATTGGTGATGCAAAGGCACAGAATAAAAAAGGACTTGTAATTCTTTCATCAGTAAAGAAGATGCCATTTTTGTCAGACCCTAAGCATTTAAAGTATAAAGGTTTCAAAGTCTGTGATACGGCGAAGCCTTACTTTGAACTTTTGTATCTCCCATTTGAAGAAAATGCAGTAGAGCCAAAATTCAAGGCTTGCTGTAAGAATGCTTCTATTGATGAAAAGGGGATGGTTTTATACTACACCAATCAATGTCCTCATACCGATAAGTATGCTCCGTTAATAGCTGATATAGCCAAATCAAAAGGACAAAGCATTAAACTCAAAAAGATAGAATCAATGGAACAGGCACAAAATGCCCCGGCTCCGTTTACAACATACAGCTTTTTTTATGATGGTAAATTTGTAACAAACGAAATATTCTCAGAAAGTAAGTTCGTGAAATTTCTTGAGGAAAAGGGGTTGTAGATGGAATTCATAACAGCAAAAACAATTGTTTCGGGGTATTCGGAGAACAACTCCTGGTTTGGCATAAACTATAATATGAATATATATAAAGGCTGTAGTCATGGTTGTATTTATTGTGATAGTAGAAGTGAATGCTACAGAGTTGATAATTTTGATAGGGTGAGAGCGAAGGAAAATGCTCTTGCCCTAATTGAACGTGAGCTTAAATCAAAGCGCAAAAAGGGTGTTGTCGGAACAGGAGCTATGAGTGATCCATACAATCGATTTGAAGAAGAGTATATGCTCACAAGGGGAGCAATGGAGCTAATAAATCGATTTGGGTTTGGTGCAGCTATCGCCACAAAAAGTGATTTGATAGTGCGGGATATTGACATTCTAAAGGAGATATCAAAGCATTCTCCCATGTTGGTAAAAATAACAGTTACAACTGCTGATGATGTATTGTGCAGTAAAGTTGAACCAAACGTATCAGTTTCATCTTGTAGATTCAAAGCAATAAACAAACTGTCTCAAGAAGGAATCTTTGTGGGTGTATTATTGATGCCTGTTCTTCCTTTTATTGAGGACACTGAGGATAATATAAAAGAGATTATAGAACTTGCTTACCAAAATGGGGCAAAGTTTATCTATCCTGCATTCGGCGTAACTTTAAGGCAGAATCAAAGGGATTGGTATTATAATAAACTGGATGAATTATTTCCTTCAATCAAAGAGAAATATATAAAAAATTATGGGAACTCATATGAATGCCGTTCACTCAAGGCAAAGGAATTGTGGAGTTTGTTTAAGAATAAATGTAATGAATATGGGATTCTTTATAAAATGGATGATATAATAAGAGGATACAAGAATTCTTTTCAACCGGTACAAATTTCACTGTTTGAATAACGTAAGTAAATCTAGAAGTCTGGGGATATTTTACATGTGACTGATATATAAACTATGTTTTTGAAAGTTGGTGATATCATAGAAAAGATATATACAACAAGTCAAATTGCAAAGATAATCGGTATTCATCCAAATACAGTACGAATGTATGAGGAACTTGAACTGATTCCGAAGCCTTTGCGCAAATTAAATGGCTATAGAATTTTCACCGATCTTCACATCGAGCAATTCAGATTAGCTCGCACCGCATTTCAGATTGAGGTATTGCAAAACGGACTTAGAAAAAATATTATAGAGGTCGTAAAATTATCTGCAAACAAGCAATATGATAAAGCAATTAAATTGACACATCTATATATTCAAACCGTCAGAGAAGAAATTGCAAATACGAATGAAGCGGTGGAAATTACTAAGGCATTGCTGCATGGATATTCGCAAACAAACACAGCTTTCTTGAAACGCAAAGAAGTCTCGGATGCCACTGGTATCACCATGGACACGCTTCGCAATTGGGAAATGAATGGACTTCTTAATGTTAAGCGTAAAGAAAATGGTTATCGTGTTTATAGCA includes the following:
- a CDS encoding helix-turn-helix transcriptional regulator, with amino-acid sequence MQINRLLEIVYILFEKKIVTAKELSEHFEVSQRTIYRDVDALSAAGIPIYANKGKGGGISLLDNYVIKKSILSEKEQIDILASLHGMKALNVPDVEPVLKKLATLFDKNDANWIDVDFSNWGSNSDEKEKFNLLKTAILNKNRIEFDYYSSYGEKTERSIEPLKLLFKGQAWYVYGFCTVKSDYRTFRVTRIKNLALLNEKFARITPKDILTESHETTTKIIKLVMKISSSMAYRVYDEFEQNSITKTADGSFIATANLPESEWVYGYVLSFGDYGEVIEPEYVREMIKSKLENSLKKYL
- a CDS encoding GyrI-like domain-containing protein, with the translated sequence MNYELVQLEEKKVAGIRVRTSNSDPNMSSSIGMAWQRFFEEGIYQSMPDKKNDKSIGLYTNYENGVSGAYDVMVCCEVEDTVILPENVQSEIITSGKYAKFIIHGHVQKAVAEFWMKLWSMDLDRKYCCDFEEYQAGGDIENAEIHIYISLK
- a CDS encoding N-acetyltransferase, coding for MNIISVDSSNIDKEHICCAISDKKGETCVSSKKTWMKSQFEKGLVFKRLDARGKVFIEYIPAEKAWCPIEAEGYLFINCFWVSGQFKGQGYANRLLEECIGDAKAQNKKGLVILSSVKKMPFLSDPKHLKYKGFKVCDTAKPYFELLYLPFEENAVEPKFKACCKNASIDEKGMVLYYTNQCPHTDKYAPLIADIAKSKGQSIKLKKIESMEQAQNAPAPFTTYSFFYDGKFVTNEIFSESKFVKFLEEKGL
- a CDS encoding DUF1048 domain-containing protein; translation: MNLWEKITGGDMTIEFKTFESRAKKLPADYQLAWEKIKTNFWSHSDFTGRNLMPILDGVLGLLEEAAADGQSVQEVLGDDIKGFCSALAGEEGAKSFRDKWRKQLNDNIAKKLGK
- a CDS encoding MFS transporter, with the translated sequence MNNYIKGLKTFFILWSTQALSHLGSAMTNFALVIWLYEKTGSAIQTALLSICSYAPYVLMSIFAGALTDRWDKKKVMLTCDTMAAVCTVVVLILLKADLLMPWHMYMLNAINGLMNTVQQPASDVAMTLVTPKEHYQKTSGMRSFSNSVVTILTPVFATMILSFAGIDAVICVDFITFLVAFLTLLLFVQIPDMKEADEGAVDNKESLLKSVASGLHYLNENRLILYLILFLAGVNLVASAFDAVLPAMILSKENGGKMVLGVVNAFAGIATLIGSIIVTFIPAPKNRVRVIYITMLISLSTENFLLAFGHSPLIWCIGQIIGWILVPLMSANLDVILRTTIPTNLQGRVFSCRNTLQFFTIPVGFLLGGILVDSIFEPLMEREAEGSFLTALFGSGKGSGAAFVFFILGIAGTAICLFFWQILKNRQNEAPEESLSELK
- a CDS encoding MerR family transcriptional regulator, producing MFLKVGDIIEKIYTTSQIAKIIGIHPNTVRMYEELELIPKPLRKLNGYRIFTDLHIEQFRLARTAFQIEVLQNGLRKNIIEVVKLSANKQYDKAIKLTHLYIQTVREEIANTNEAVEITKALLHGYSQTNTAFLKRKEVSDATGITMDTLRNWEMNGLLNVKRKENGYRVYSNEDIQKLKIIRSLRCANFSLSAILRMMNAFNQNSETSIEQLLNTPGKSEDIVSVCDKLILSLHAAEENAKQIIIMLNEMQSKYSNPPL
- a CDS encoding iron chaperone, which codes for MRENKVVFNSIDEYIMQFPEAVQRILHELRQVIKEAAPEASEKISYQMPTFYLHGNLVHFAAFKNHIGFYPTPSGIEAFNDELAQYKGAKGSVQFPINAPMPLELIKKIVEFRVDENKKKADEKSKFFRGRKRHKS
- a CDS encoding putative immunity protein, which codes for MSMPKVRKMLSDWEAPHIQSLMKLIETQSKLTLVHWVVDYSERVILPLWSKNYPCDQRPRNALNSAREWISGAIKLPQAKIAILECHAAAREAEGNPIAQAAARAIGQCASTIHSARHCIGLAFYGAIAVAYDQLGTDVLWSQIEQCAAEECKRMEADLHAIAVENEPNRAKIDWKC
- a CDS encoding dockerin type I repeat-containing protein, translating into MKKTALILVCVLLIQIAGLSAYAEVLEKPINEWNVYVSALHNVPEGSHYMAYIENTSITPGGLYEPQTLQLRYFFTLDEANANDLVMLPHNRTDNGEITGSGPDVWDKENKVYYYTFEVTSAWKDPEPKENKYCHIDAMFNIMCGTATWNPMNDWSLQDISEDNTKVINVNQPLLAYYAPNFVLYDTSGNKLFGNEPPKPSVKGEWRVYTVPLHMIPEGSSFMTYIENTSKLAGGVYEPQSLKLRYFFTLDEENANNLIMRAHERLDCGEIVGSGPDVWDEENKVYYYTFDLTSDWKQPYLPENKYCHIDALFSIIGGTATWNPMNDWSCKSIDESNKIKMDEYGPEAYYAPDFVLYDSNGKKLYGNEPPKEEASNALCGDISADGKIDVIDLALIKKHLLGLIILKPSECNAGDLNEDGKVDSIDFGLMKEYLLGKLSALPVVNQI
- a CDS encoding SPL family radical SAM protein; protein product: MEFITAKTIVSGYSENNSWFGINYNMNIYKGCSHGCIYCDSRSECYRVDNFDRVRAKENALALIERELKSKRKKGVVGTGAMSDPYNRFEEEYMLTRGAMELINRFGFGAAIATKSDLIVRDIDILKEISKHSPMLVKITVTTADDVLCSKVEPNVSVSSCRFKAINKLSQEGIFVGVLLMPVLPFIEDTEDNIKEIIELAYQNGAKFIYPAFGVTLRQNQRDWYYNKLDELFPSIKEKYIKNYGNSYECRSLKAKELWSLFKNKCNEYGILYKMDDIIRGYKNSFQPVQISLFE
- a CDS encoding PadR family transcriptional regulator; translation: MENLTEMLKGVLEGCILEIISHEEIYGYEITRRLNALGFSDVVDGTVYTILVRLEKNKLVEITKKPSDMGPPRKFFALNNAGCEELQKFWEKWEFISSKISELKENKQ